The nucleotide window ATGCTGCTGTTACTAAAGTGAGAAGAAGTGACTGACAATGTGCAGAAATATCAGGTTACAGGACTAGGGACTAAAAATCCTCTGTTGCTTTAATTTTTACTCACTTCCTGAAATCAATTCAATAGTAAACtggttaaaaatattaaatatgaggTTTTCATCTAACAGTGATATGGTGCAGAATGAAGGACATGTGATATGTCTTACTGGAGACTGGTCAGGAGACCATGATATGAAGACCCACTCGTAGCCCTGTGCATTCTGGGAATCGAGGCGGTACAGGATGTAGCAGGGCTCCTGGTCGTCGAGGAGGGGAAGCAGGAAACGATCGTAATCCTGGTCCCAGCTCTTTTCTGGCTCTCTGTAGGCCCCGAGCACCAGCTGCTCTGAAAATCAGACCAATACTCATCACATACCTGAGCCCCCTATATGATATATGTAGCGTGGCCTTTGCTCAGCACACTGACATATACTCTGAGAGTCAGTTGACACTATAGCACAGTCACTGACAGTAGTGGTTTACAAGTAGGATTATTATTGCAATTTGATAATAAAAAGCAGATGTATAGTGCTCAGTGTTTCATGTGGTATTTTCTTTACCTTATATGTGAGCAGTAACATTTGAAGACAAGTCTTTACAGTACAACACATACAGAAGAGCTAGACTGATATATCAGCCATTATTAGCTTATTGCTGATGTGTCAGTATTGTATATATATGCGCACCAATAAGTAGTAGATACAGGATAGCAAGCTTGAAACAgtgtcacattaaaaaaaacagtaaaaggcTTCATATCAGGAattattgtttacatttagtgtttatatatattaaaaaagtCTAATATATGATTgttcatgtcttgttttgtccaaccaaggctccaaaacccaaatatactGTTTACAACGTTATAAAACAAATTCAGGTAAATCTTCTGTCAGTCATCTGATTGATTTATTGCTTCAGCTTCATGTTCAACGATCACAGTCTCATTGCTTCCTTCTTCCTGTACGAAGTCACTGAAGCACTGAGAGTCTCACTGTCACCGAATCGAGGCAGAGACCAAACCCCTGAGTTAAAAATATTACTACATTCATTTCTGACTGACTTGACAGGACCTGGTTAACTCTCTCAAAGGAGCTGACAGCGTAATCAAAACCATAATAACTCGGTTTAATTAAGCACATAAAAACATACCCATAAACCTAAAGTCTGATGTCCTTGTGGGGTGCAGGGGGATTTCCTGACCGTCTCTTGGGGCATGTTTCTATTCTGAGCTGCAACACATTccagctctgcacacacacatactttccAGCAGCCATTCTCTCCTGTCTTTACAGGTCTGTGTGAGCATTAAACTGTATGGGaatgactcttttttttctccttaaagTTCAAAACTGACTCATCAGATCACCAGACATCAACTACCAGCGGATGGTTGATAGAGTGGGTGATAGGAAACCGAGCGGCGTACCGAGCCAAGTGGTGATGAAATCGACCAGAATGATCTTGTTTCTCTTTTGACATTGGACGAACAGGAGAGTCACTGGGCAGCAACGCCGGTGGTGGCGGCGCGCAATCATGTCAAGTCACATGTCGCCCCAAATAGCTGAGTGACGCCTCAGCGGGGATCAAAGTGCTTTAGTAAGGAAGTAAAACAGACCTGACACCctttctgctctgtctctctatcaCTGTGGAGACATCAATACTCCAACTATGAGACCAAATATTTAATGTGATAGGCACAGGCTGCAAAGATAGCCCCCCAAAAAGTCCCAGAATGCATCTGCCATGAATCATATTACAGCATGGCGGTGGTCAGATACCAAAACAAGATGTAAACACCTCATGAACATATCAGTCCTCATCCATAATCATCTACCTAGAAACCTGTTGCCTCACTGACTGTTTTTTGCTCAGCTGACACACTGGACGCCTGTTCTCATGCAGCTAAACAACAGCTGCCGCAATCCTCTCTTCTTTGAGGTTTTACCAACCTGTTTTTAAGCTTGTGACCATTCAACACTCATCTGTGTCTACATGCAACCCATCAACACAAGCTGAAGACAGGCCCAGTTTGTTCCTCTCATGTACTATGCGTGAGGAGTCACAGAGCCAAGCATCTGTTTTTCCAAAAATTTTAATACCACAGTCtttgaaaaacagaatttcCCCCAAAATCCCCAAACTTCCCAAGACTCTCCTCAGCATCTGGATGAATTATGTATGTTTGCAGGGTGATACGAAATGTCTTTGACCTGTTTTCTCAAGTTGTTTGTTCACCCAAAGATGCTCAAAcaaaatttcaacattttacaaTCAGTTATATTTTATCAAGAACAAGAATATACAAAAGAAGAAGGGGCATATGTCATTTTTGGCAACCTGGATTAGAAAATACAGTCACAATTTGAAAAATAGGTTAAATAATattctcattttttattttttttatcataaatatattttatcatcCACAGTTGGAAGACTGTTGGTTAAGTGTTGTTTTCAAAGATTGCAGGTTATAATAGATTTTTTTGATCTCTTGCTGTTTCTGTGAAAAAGTTTAGAGGAGAGGTAAAACTAAATaattttacatgaaaaactAAAGACTAAAGTCTTAACAATAAAAAGAGGTTGTCTGGCTGAATGTTGTTCTTTATTATTTCCTGCCCCAGTAATTATCTCATGACCTCCAGTGTGGGTCCTGACCCCCAGGCTGGGAACCGCAGCTCTACAGCATAAGAACAAAGAGTTTCCAGGTCGTGACAAAGCAGCAGGACCAAAGAAGATTATGTTACAAAGCTTTCTGCTTTCcagccattttttaaatgtcatttcttttgCTATTTACAACTCATGTCCACGCAAAGCTGGTGATGAATGGTCACAAGTAAATTGTGTCATTTAGTGATGCAACGATTAGTCAACAGAAACTGTATCAGCAACTTTCTTGATAATTGATTCATTATTTCAGTCCTTTTCCAAGCAAAATATGTCAGATAATCCCTGGATTCAGCTTCTCATTTGtggactttttgtttttctttcttaaggGGTCACAGGCTTAACACATTGGGAACCAACAAGAACGGATCCTggtatgaatacattttttctaGGTGACAGTTTGTAATGTGACAATCTCTGGAGCTCAGATTTAAAGTAATCCATAAACTGTGCTTTGTgattaattaaacaaacattaaatgctTTAAATATCACAGTGATACACCAAAACATAGATGGTTTATACTTTATATCACCACCGTACACTGTCCATTTCCCTGGGTCACTCACCGTCTTGGATGCGCACCTTGATGAGGCGCGCTGCTCCACCTCTCGCTCTGGCCAGGAACTCCCTTAGCTCTGGCGTCACCACTAGTGCGAGAAACATGGCGGGTCAGCGGTCTCTTCCTCCTGCCAGGCGCTGCAGCAGGGGTGTTGAGAGGTGAGAGAAGAAAGCGACAGATGGGACTGGAGCTCCACAGCACCAGGCCCAAATATTCAGTCCAGTCAAGAGACACTGAAGTCCGACCAAAAGAGCCTGATGTAAAACACGTCCTGTACTTCAGATGATGTGACTGAGTACTGTGTTGGCTGCTGAAGAAGAGGATCGCTGAGTGTGTCTGGACTCGATGAgagagtgtgacagtgtgagaAGGGACATCGCTCAAGTAACTAGGACAGTATCATgtgcacacagagagggaacCTGATCACCTCTCTCCCAAATTTAGCTCCCACTGACTTGACTGTCCAGTCCTGGGTACTGGTCTGTGCAACCCCCACCACACACCAGGACCAacggtggaggaggagagcgtgACCCTGCAAAGCCAACGAACAATTTCTGAGCCAAGAACAGCTTAAGTCTGATGTATTGTCCTAAAACAGGCCATGCTGGTAGGATTGGACTTGTTAGATCTGAATAAAGCTCACTGAACTATTGTTTCACCATTAACACAACTGAGTGGGCTGTCGTCTTCTCTATGATTCAGATTTTACCATGTATTGTTTGAGTAAAAAAGATGTTCTGCCGTTTCTGAAGAACAAATCACTGACTTAGACAGAGCAGCAAAAAGCAGCTGTTAAGAAAAAGCCAAATTAGGTCAAAAAGAGCATGTTGCAATGGAGTTTGTCAACTTTGTGAATGTCATCCTACAgtttaccccccaccccacacacatgACTACTGTGATGATCAACAGATTGTGTAAGATGCTTTTTCCACTATAAAACACCTGGCTGTGCTGACAGCATTTTCCCAATCTCAGAGACATAGATTTCAAAACTGACAGCTGGGGTTAATAATAACTCCTTATTCAAATTGTACTACACATGTAGTGAgaattaaacatgaaaattaataataaacTGTGAACTAAAATAAACTctccacaacaaaaacaaaacatccaatTCATACCTCAAATACTTCCCCCATGTATTCACAAACAATAACTTGTACTTCAgacagtattttcttttcaaaaggTACCATAAATGTATGAATATAACAAGGATGCTACACAGTTGAAAAATTCATTTTGGGGATGTGGGCCAATTTGAGCTACTTTCTCAACTGATACCAAAATGATTtagcacaaaaataaaacatatttagatttagattgattttaaaaaaaatctttctatGTTTTAGATCAATCTAATCTGATCTGCATCAATCTGAtccaaaacacactcactctcttttaAGGTTACAGTTATTTCAGTCTGTGGTAAAAGTCCAACTCATGAGTGGGCACAACACTAGCACAATAATAAAGTCGAcaaaatttacaaagaaaagatttaatgttaaatagaaatataaaaaaagacaatagaGAAGAAATCTATTTCTGAAAACTACTTATTTACAATTTGAATTTGATTTGCCACAAGTCCCTGTCATATTCACATAGAGCtggttgcgctgacccctgctgGTCACTTCCGACTCTGGCCTTCAACAAAAGCCGTGCGTCCTTTTCTGTCATCAGTCGTCGATGGTCGGCAGCCAGAACGCCTGAAAGACCAGAAAACGTTTAaaatttttaacctttaaagtCACTCAGACACAGCCTGCAGTTGTAACAAGTGTGTAAAGTTTTAGACACTTTAAACAGGAACCACCACCACTGCCCCTTCTCACCATGTTGGAGCAGGCACTGGCAAACGTCATGAACTTGGGGTTGAACTGCAGGCAGGTTATTGGTCCTGTGTGCTTCCCGTCTAATAAAGCCACCTTCATACCGCTCTCTGCATTCCACACGTGGATCTTTCCATCCTCAGAGCCTAAAATATACgaatgaatgatgaaaacaaGACCAGTCTTCTTTTCATCGGTGCCTTTATTTGTCTGAAGAATGGCGTTTGTGAGACATTTCATCAACTGTTTTCTGATATACCACTGAGCAGAACATCATTTAGTCTTAATATGCAAAATGATTCTTTAATCTATAGAATTTAGGATTGATTTCAGGCAATTcctgttattgtttttgtctatgACCGACTTCAGTAGATCTATCTTATCTAACAACAAGAGAGAAACGTCTATGTTAACTTACCGATCATAACGAACTGAGAGTCAGGAGTGAATGATGCCTCCAGTGTCACTCCTTTACTGTTGTTGTAGCCCTGTgggtaaacaaacagcagcatctcTGAGTAATTAATCTGAATTAATCAGAATAGTGATGCAGCAGTGAACACTGATGCATATCAAAAGCTCATTTTTTATAGCTTCAATCTTTTAATTTGTTAAATTTAGTCAGTGTGTGAGTTTATTTGACTGTGTGAGGgttcacattttcactgtcacactgtcttgTGCGATTGAGATGTGCATCTGTCTTTGGGTTTTAGTTTCAAGTAATTAATACTTCCTTATATTGAACACAAAGACGAGCTGTCTCTTACCCCAAAGGAATGTAGCACAGCACCCTTAAAAGCATCTAAGATGCGAAGAGCTCCTCCATTAGTAGAAAGAAGAATTAGTTTTCCATCATTGCTAAACTTGAGCCCCGTCCACTCACATGTCCGATCATACTGCAGCTTGAAGGTTGCAAAGGGACCCTGTTGATAAGAATGATAATGACTCTTCTGCTCTTTTTGAATTGCAGCTATGTATTTAAAATTTTAGATAAACACAAATCATGAACGAtcactctcacagacacaaacacatcttgCCTTGTCAAATGATCGCAGGTCATAAAGTTTAACCATCTCTGAATTTATTCCAGCAGCAAAAATAAGACCCTCTGGATCAAAGGAGCACACTGGCTTCCCCTGCAGGTGCATCAATCCCTAAAATTGACAGATGACAAGAGGAGGTCAGTATCAGCTTTATCCCTCTTACAGACCAGTGGATGATCACCACATTACAAGAAAAGATAATTACCTGGCAGTTAGGTGACCGCAGATCCCACAGTCGGATAGTTTTATCTAATGAGCCGGAAATAAATGTGTCATCCACAGGAGACATAGAGAGAGACGTCACCCTGGTCACGGAAAAACGAGAAAAAATGAGAACGCAGCAGCTTCCAACTTGGTGCAGGAAATCAAACCAAGGTAAAAAACTAAGAGAGACAGATCAGCATAAATCCAGCCCTCACCTTTTGTTATGTCCAGGAAAGTAGCGGATATATTTATTGTCATGAAGGGACAGGTACCGGATAGTATCTtaaggaagagggaggaaaaaactgCCATGTCATATCATtaaacataacaacaacaagcaGAGGAAAGAACCAAACATGAAGATAATCACAGGTAGGTCTGATGAGTAGACTCAACCATGGGCAAGGCAGTCACTTGTACAGTTAGCTCCTGTATGGGGCAGAATCACAGACCCTCAAACTGTACAAACAACTACCTCAGACCAAAGTGAGCAGTGTGTCCTCTGCAGCGGTCCACAGGGGCATGGCGTCCTCTGTACATCACTGTCTCCGAAGCCCAGTCAGTAAAACATATCATGATGCTGACAGAACTGATGCGTCAAGACGGGATGAAGTTTGAATATTTAATCCAATGTCTTCTGATTGGGCCCATTTGTTCATCATCAATGACTTTTTCTATTACTTATGACCACACTTATCACATTATATTTACAGGTATTCAGTGCAAAAAAAggttgtgtttgattttttaaattaattcttTAATCTACAATACTGCTTTACCAAACAAAAGATACAAACAAGTATTTGTGCATCAACATACCATCGATTTTGTTGGAACTGTAGACCACAGTGTTTGCAGCATGTGTGTACCTGATCAGATCCACTCCATACTTTTTACTGTAGAGAGTCCTCTTGGGTCTGCCATAAATCAGAAAAGACAGTGAATAAGCGtttaaatcaccaaaaatgcaacaaataaTCACGTGGTCTTTTTGTAATTGTTTAACAAAACTACCACACAGATTCATGTTACAGCCACAGAGCGTAGttaatttcttcttctttgttttatatcttcAGGTTCTGAATACTGAGATATTCAGGTAACCCTGAGACGCTGCTTTGAGCTGAGACATTTCTTGAAAAGCATTTATTATGCTAGccagttt belongs to Lates calcarifer isolate ASB-BC8 linkage group LG8, TLL_Latcal_v3, whole genome shotgun sequence and includes:
- the wdr82 gene encoding WD repeat-containing protein 82 encodes the protein MKLTDNVLRSFRVAKVFRENSDKINCFDFSSNGETIISSSDDDSLVLYDCQEGKPKRTLYSKKYGVDLIRYTHAANTVVYSSNKIDDTIRYLSLHDNKYIRYFPGHNKRVTSLSMSPVDDTFISGSLDKTIRLWDLRSPNCQGLMHLQGKPVCSFDPEGLIFAAGINSEMVKLYDLRSFDKGPFATFKLQYDRTCEWTGLKFSNDGKLILLSTNGGALRILDAFKGAVLHSFGGYNNSKGVTLEASFTPDSQFVMIGSEDGKIHVWNAESGMKVALLDGKHTGPITCLQFNPKFMTFASACSNMAFWLPTIDD